From the Amycolatopsis thermoflava N1165 genome, one window contains:
- a CDS encoding PhzA/PhzB family protein, with protein sequence MTTIDAELRRKNREAVETFIDTNKRDQYLDQWADDGVKELPFAVLEETRWAGIAEIRRNSVENAVRRAGGDASRLDLRIFEGADPNVFWVTNRCSEEKTFNGALYPQRYVHQLVLRDGKVVVYREFFSSLVLERALLRQAPPGLPGWTPVAYDPPREFDQAAATAAAESAGVVEAWLTADLSDPKSRDELWADDALFEFPFAPPNQAKAAWRGREELRARAEWFAENFAGCTHVDIELFPSVDPGLVWARSRMADTATAFGRPYPQSYLFAFNVRDGLVQLAQVYHDPLLVATVLPLAG encoded by the coding sequence ATGACGACGATCGATGCCGAACTACGCCGGAAGAACCGGGAGGCCGTCGAGACGTTCATCGACACGAACAAGCGGGACCAGTACCTCGACCAGTGGGCCGACGACGGTGTGAAGGAACTGCCGTTCGCCGTGCTGGAGGAGACGCGCTGGGCCGGTATCGCCGAGATCCGCCGGAACAGCGTGGAGAACGCCGTCCGGCGGGCCGGGGGTGACGCCTCCCGGCTCGACCTCCGTATTTTCGAGGGTGCCGATCCGAACGTCTTCTGGGTGACCAACCGGTGCTCCGAGGAGAAGACGTTCAACGGGGCGCTCTACCCGCAGCGGTACGTCCACCAGCTCGTCCTGCGGGACGGGAAGGTGGTCGTCTACCGGGAGTTCTTCAGCTCCTTGGTGCTTGAGCGCGCACTGCTCCGCCAGGCGCCACCCGGCCTGCCCGGCTGGACCCCGGTCGCCTATGACCCCCCACGGGAATTCGACCAGGCCGCCGCGACAGCCGCCGCGGAGAGTGCGGGCGTCGTCGAGGCCTGGCTGACGGCGGACCTGTCGGACCCGAAGTCCCGGGACGAGCTGTGGGCCGACGATGCGCTCTTCGAGTTCCCGTTCGCCCCGCCGAACCAGGCGAAGGCGGCCTGGCGCGGCCGGGAGGAACTCAGGGCCCGCGCCGAGTGGTTCGCCGAGAATTTCGCGGGCTGCACCCACGTTGACATCGAGCTGTTCCCGTCGGTGGACCCGGGCCTGGTGTGGGCACGCAGCCGGATGGCGGACACCGCCACCGCTTTCGGCCGGCCCTACCCGCAGAGCTACCTCTTCGCGTTCAACGTGCGCGACGGCCTGGTGCAGCTGGCGCAGGTCTACCACGACCCGCTGCTGGTGGCGACCGTGCTCCCGTTGGCCGGCTGA
- a CDS encoding aldehyde dehydrogenase — protein MREYELALGGTWRPAVSGATYETVNPYTGRAWARVPDAGAADIDAAVRAARTALDGEWGQLSGFDRAALMRRLADIVEREADRLAVVETTDNGKLLRETRQQAAGLAAWLRYFAGLADKLHGDTIPSAKPNYFVYTRPEPAGVIAAIVPWNSPLALLHWKLAPALAAGCTLVVKPSESTPVSALEYARLFEEAGFPPGVLNVITGQSAELGRALVDHPGVDKIAFTGSPAVGAAIAASAGARLTPVLLELGGKSAQVVLPDADLEAAANGVIAGIFAAGGQTCIAGSRLVVHRDVREQLLGLIVDRAKAIRLGDPLLPDTEMGPLANQRQLDTVLGFIDRAVAAGASVVTGGRRDPELGGLFVEPTILTDVVRDAEIAQKEVFGPVLAVLDVASEEEAIAVANSTEFSLGAGLWTSDVGRAHRVAARLRAGTVWVNSYRAVAPNVPFGGSGASGWGRENGRHAVDEFLHTKAVWIETAGEVRDPFVVG, from the coding sequence ATGCGAGAGTACGAGCTCGCGCTGGGCGGGACCTGGCGGCCGGCGGTGTCCGGGGCCACGTATGAGACGGTGAACCCGTACACGGGGCGGGCCTGGGCGCGGGTGCCGGACGCCGGCGCGGCGGACATCGACGCCGCCGTCCGCGCGGCGCGGACCGCGCTCGACGGCGAGTGGGGGCAGCTGTCCGGATTCGACCGTGCCGCGCTCATGCGGCGGCTGGCGGACATCGTGGAGCGGGAGGCCGACCGGCTGGCGGTCGTCGAAACGACGGACAACGGAAAGCTCCTCAGGGAGACCCGTCAGCAGGCGGCCGGGTTGGCGGCCTGGCTACGCTACTTCGCGGGACTCGCCGACAAGCTCCACGGCGACACCATCCCGTCGGCCAAGCCGAACTACTTCGTCTACACCCGCCCAGAGCCGGCGGGCGTGATCGCGGCCATCGTCCCGTGGAACTCGCCGCTGGCCCTGCTGCACTGGAAGCTGGCGCCGGCGCTGGCGGCGGGATGCACGCTCGTCGTCAAGCCGTCGGAGTCGACGCCGGTGTCCGCTTTGGAGTACGCCCGGCTGTTCGAGGAAGCCGGCTTCCCGCCCGGGGTGCTGAACGTGATCACCGGGCAAAGCGCCGAACTGGGCAGGGCGCTGGTCGACCACCCGGGCGTCGACAAGATCGCCTTCACTGGATCACCGGCGGTCGGAGCGGCGATCGCCGCGAGCGCGGGGGCCCGGCTGACGCCGGTCCTGCTGGAGCTGGGCGGCAAGTCCGCCCAGGTCGTCCTGCCGGACGCCGATCTCGAGGCCGCGGCGAACGGCGTGATCGCCGGCATCTTCGCCGCCGGCGGGCAGACCTGCATCGCAGGCTCCCGGCTCGTGGTCCACCGCGACGTCCGCGAGCAGCTGCTCGGACTGATAGTCGATCGGGCAAAGGCCATCCGGCTGGGCGACCCACTCCTGCCCGACACGGAGATGGGGCCGCTGGCGAACCAGCGACAGCTGGACACCGTCCTGGGGTTCATCGACCGTGCGGTCGCGGCAGGCGCCTCTGTAGTCACGGGCGGCCGGCGTGATCCCGAGCTGGGTGGACTCTTTGTGGAGCCGACGATCCTCACCGACGTGGTGCGCGACGCCGAAATCGCGCAGAAGGAGGTCTTCGGGCCGGTGCTGGCCGTGTTGGACGTCGCGAGCGAGGAGGAGGCGATCGCCGTCGCCAACAGCACCGAATTCAGCCTCGGGGCCGGCCTGTGGACCTCGGACGTCGGGCGGGCCCATCGTGTCGCCGCCCGGCTGCGCGCCGGCACCGTGTGGGTCAACAGCTACCGCGCGGTCGCGCCGAACGTGCCCTTCGGCGGCAGCGGAGCCAGCGGCTGGGGGCGCGAAAACGGCCGCCACGCCGTTGACGAGTTCCTCCACACGAAAGCGGTATGGATCGAGACCGCGGGCGAAGTCCGCGATCCGTTCGTCGTCGGCTGA